A section of the Terriglobales bacterium genome encodes:
- a CDS encoding 6-carboxytetrahydropterin synthase, translating to MKAYLTRRYRFAAAHRLHADSMSHEENRAVYGKCNNPHGHGHNYTLEVTVSGPVDAQTGMVCNLTDLDQAVEKEVLEPFDHQNLNALQPFREHVPTTENLTLEIFRRLQPHFREARLERVRLEETMLNSFEYAGGAEPRR from the coding sequence ATGAAGGCGTACCTGACCCGCCGGTATCGCTTCGCGGCCGCGCACCGGCTGCATGCGGATTCGATGTCTCACGAGGAGAATCGCGCGGTGTACGGCAAGTGTAACAATCCGCACGGCCACGGGCACAACTACACCCTGGAGGTCACGGTGAGCGGTCCGGTCGACGCGCAAACCGGCATGGTTTGCAACCTGACGGACCTGGACCAGGCAGTAGAAAAGGAAGTGCTGGAACCGTTCGACCATCAGAACCTGAATGCGCTGCAGCCCTTTCGTGAACACGTGCCGACGACCGAGAATCTGACCCTGGAGATCTTCCGGCGGCTGCAGCCCCACTTCAGGGAAGCGCGGCTGGAGAGGGTGCGCCTGGAAGAGACCATGCTGAATTCATTCGAGTATGCGGGCGGCGCCGAGCCCAGAAGGTAG
- the folE gene encoding GTP cyclohydrolase I FolE: protein MKRTTEPVTLTSATTPELVRELLVRLGEDPEREGLERTPERTGKALEFLTRGYNEDPEKMLRGALFNVTYDEMVIVKDIEMFSLCEHHLLPFFGKVHVAYIPNGKVIGLSKIPRLVDIYARRLQVQERLTTQIAETIQKAIEPQGVGVVIEARHLCMMMRGVEKQHSAAVTSSMLGAFREEQETREEFLSLIRSRTNNGA, encoded by the coding sequence ATGAAGAGGACAACCGAACCCGTCACCCTGACCAGCGCAACCACACCGGAGCTGGTGCGCGAGCTTCTGGTCCGCTTGGGCGAGGACCCGGAGCGCGAAGGTCTCGAGCGCACGCCGGAGCGTACCGGGAAGGCCCTGGAATTCCTGACCCGCGGCTACAACGAGGACCCGGAGAAGATGCTGCGGGGAGCGCTGTTCAACGTCACCTATGACGAGATGGTGATCGTGAAGGACATCGAGATGTTCAGCCTGTGCGAGCACCACCTGCTACCCTTTTTCGGCAAGGTACACGTGGCCTATATTCCCAACGGCAAGGTGATCGGGTTGAGCAAGATCCCGCGGCTGGTGGACATCTACGCGCGGCGGCTGCAGGTGCAGGAGCGGCTGACCACGCAGATCGCGGAGACCATCCAAAAAGCCATCGAGCCGCAGGGAGTGGGCGTGGTGATTGAAGCCCGGCACCTGTGCATGATGATGCGCGGGGTGGAAAAGCAGCACTCCGCCGCGGTGACCTCTTCCATGCTGGGTGCATTCCGCGAGGAGCAGGAGACGCGCGAGGAGTTTCTGTCCCTCATCCGCAGCCGCACCAACAACGGAGCCTAG
- a CDS encoding SDR family oxidoreductase: protein MKRRAGARRFRKQLAVVTGASRGIGLAVAEALAAEGCNVVLVGRDPRALQAAERRVARHGGRGLTVFADVSKPESAAFVFKMVRQRFGRVDILFNNAGIAHRITPIAKLSLETWRQVLDTNLTPLLIWTQKALPLMKRGATIVNNLSVSARKVYPGSAAYTASKFGALGFTETLREELRGRGVRVISLMPGPVNTALWDTLWPAAPRKRMIRAEDVAHALVEVLAQPAETTVEELVVAPTSGPL, encoded by the coding sequence GTGAAGCGACGGGCCGGAGCGCGCCGTTTCCGGAAGCAGCTCGCGGTGGTGACCGGCGCCAGCCGGGGCATCGGGCTGGCGGTGGCCGAGGCGCTGGCCGCGGAGGGCTGCAACGTGGTGCTGGTGGGACGTGATCCGCGGGCGCTGCAAGCGGCCGAGCGCAGGGTGGCAAGACACGGCGGGAGAGGGCTCACGGTCTTCGCGGACGTGAGCAAGCCGGAGTCCGCGGCCTTCGTCTTCAAGATGGTGCGGCAGCGTTTCGGACGAGTCGACATTCTCTTTAACAATGCCGGCATTGCCCACCGCATCACTCCCATCGCGAAGCTTTCGCTCGAGACCTGGCGGCAGGTGCTCGACACGAACCTGACGCCGCTGCTGATCTGGACCCAGAAGGCGCTGCCGCTGATGAAGCGCGGAGCCACGATTGTCAACAATCTCTCGGTGTCGGCACGCAAGGTGTACCCGGGATCGGCGGCCTACACTGCCTCCAAGTTCGGCGCGCTCGGCTTCACAGAAACACTACGAGAGGAACTGCGTGGGCGAGGCGTTCGCGTGATCTCGCTCATGCCGGGGCCCGTGAACACCGCATTGTGGGACACCCTGTGGCCGGCCGCCCCGCGCAAGCGGATGATTCGGGCGGAGGACGTGGCCCATGCGCTGGTCGAGGTGCTGGCCCAGCCGGCGGAAACGACGGTGGAGGAACTGGTGGTCGCGCCCACTTCGGGGCCGCTGTAG
- a CDS encoding rhomboid family intramembrane serine protease gives MIPLRDDAPCFRIPFVTYLLLALNVMVFLFEISLEPGTRMNFLFQFGVVPAQVTAPLRGALHASATTSLVPLVTSMFLHASWLHLLSNMLALWIFGDNVEDHLGHFPFLLFYLTSGIAAALLHIGFNISSDVPSVGASGALAGVMGAYFLLFPSARVLTFFFVFFLWLPAWLVLGYWFVAQFLSGAATSIAYSHQTSGGIAFWAHVGGFLTGVTLVKMFARRPQRYRHQGW, from the coding sequence ATGATCCCACTGCGCGACGACGCTCCCTGCTTCCGAATTCCGTTCGTCACCTATCTGCTGCTGGCGTTGAACGTCATGGTGTTTCTGTTCGAGATCTCCCTGGAGCCCGGAACACGGATGAACTTTCTGTTCCAGTTCGGCGTGGTTCCCGCACAGGTAACCGCGCCGCTCCGTGGAGCTTTGCACGCCAGCGCCACGACTTCCCTGGTGCCCCTGGTCACCTCCATGTTCCTGCACGCCTCCTGGCTCCACCTGCTCTCCAACATGCTGGCGCTGTGGATCTTCGGCGACAATGTCGAGGACCATCTCGGCCACTTCCCTTTTCTTCTCTTCTACCTCACCAGCGGCATCGCCGCCGCCCTGCTGCACATCGGTTTCAATATTTCCTCCGACGTGCCCAGCGTCGGGGCCAGCGGCGCCCTCGCCGGCGTGATGGGAGCCTATTTCCTTCTGTTTCCCTCAGCACGCGTGCTGACCTTCTTCTTCGTCTTTTTCCTCTGGCTGCCCGCGTGGCTGGTCTTGGGATACTGGTTCGTAGCGCAGTTCCTCAGTGGCGCCGCGACCTCCATCGCCTACTCCCACCAGACCTCGGGCGGAATCGCGTTCTGGGCTCACGTCGGAGGTTTTCTGACCGGTGTGACCCTGGTCAAGATGTTCGCCCGGCGCCCGCAGCGATATCGCCACCAGGGCTGGTAG
- the truB gene encoding tRNA pseudouridine(55) synthase TruB yields the protein MNGALVVDKPGGLTSHDVVARVRRILDERSVGHLGTLDPMATGVLPLLVGRMTRLAQFYQGCEKTYEGEIRLGFATDTYDAEGAPTGPAVEWRGTLEQVREAARRFVGSIEQVPPPFSAKKVAGVPAYKLARKHKPVELKPVTVEIREFEITGLEGGRASFRTRVTSGTYLRSVAHDLGRDLGVGGHLARLRRTAVGEFALEDARTLEALEEATAAGEVEALMVHPRRMLPEFPCVSANAESATRIRNGNAVNLPELSRAKQVKVFAGQSDLIAIASRVAGTLFHPKVVLAGRAGG from the coding sequence ATGAATGGCGCGCTGGTAGTCGACAAGCCGGGCGGGCTGACCTCGCATGACGTCGTGGCGCGGGTGCGGCGCATCCTGGACGAGCGCTCCGTAGGGCACTTGGGAACGCTCGACCCCATGGCCACAGGTGTGCTGCCGCTGCTGGTGGGGCGAATGACGCGGCTGGCCCAGTTCTACCAGGGATGTGAAAAGACCTACGAGGGCGAAATACGCCTGGGTTTCGCCACCGACACCTATGACGCTGAGGGCGCGCCGACGGGCCCAGCCGTAGAGTGGCGTGGAACCCTCGAGCAGGTGCGGGAGGCGGCTCGCCGGTTCGTAGGATCCATTGAGCAGGTGCCGCCGCCGTTCTCCGCCAAGAAGGTAGCCGGGGTCCCGGCATACAAGCTCGCCCGGAAACACAAGCCCGTGGAACTGAAGCCGGTAACGGTGGAGATCCGTGAGTTCGAGATCACAGGCCTGGAAGGCGGCCGCGCCTCCTTCCGTACGCGGGTAACCTCAGGTACCTACTTGCGCTCCGTCGCCCATGACTTGGGGCGCGACCTGGGCGTGGGGGGTCATCTGGCCCGGTTGCGGCGGACCGCGGTGGGGGAGTTCGCGCTGGAAGACGCCAGAACGTTGGAGGCACTGGAGGAAGCGACCGCGGCCGGGGAAGTGGAGGCATTGATGGTCCATCCACGACGGATGCTTCCCGAGTTCCCCTGCGTCAGCGCCAACGCCGAGAGCGCCACCCGAATCCGGAACGGGAACGCGGTGAACCTGCCCGAGCTGTCGCGGGCAAAGCAGGTGAAGGTCTTCGCCGGGCAGAGCGACCTGATTGCCATCGCTAGCCGGGTTGCCGGCACGCTGTTCCATCCCAAGGTGGTGCTGGCCGGCAGAGCGGGAGGCTAG
- a CDS encoding bifunctional nuclease family protein has product MEVEMKIRGLMMDPVTNMPIVILKDTSGDAVLPIWVGIYEANAIALEIEKVTTPRPMTHDLIKNVLVGLDTNVRKVVVNDLREDTFYAVIWLEREGRIISIDSRPSDALALALRLDCPIYVEDEVLRSSKLASAVSDKVSSEELRRWLENLNDEDLGRYKM; this is encoded by the coding sequence ATGGAAGTCGAAATGAAAATCCGGGGCTTGATGATGGATCCGGTCACGAACATGCCCATCGTGATTCTCAAGGACACCTCCGGCGACGCCGTGCTCCCCATCTGGGTGGGAATCTATGAGGCCAACGCCATCGCCCTGGAGATCGAGAAGGTCACCACCCCTCGGCCCATGACCCACGACCTCATCAAGAACGTCCTGGTGGGCCTGGATACCAACGTGCGCAAGGTCGTGGTCAATGACCTCCGCGAGGACACCTTTTACGCCGTCATCTGGCTGGAGCGCGAAGGGCGCATCATCAGCATCGATTCGCGGCCTTCGGACGCGCTGGCACTGGCCCTGCGCCTGGATTGCCCCATCTACGTTGAGGACGAGGTTCTGCGGTCCTCCAAGCTGGCCAGCGCCGTCTCCGATAAGGTCTCCAGCGAAGAGCTGCGCCGCTGGCTGGAGAACCTGAACGACGAAGACCTCGGTCGCTACAAGATGTAA
- the miaB gene encoding tRNA (N6-isopentenyl adenosine(37)-C2)-methylthiotransferase MiaB — protein MAAHGEKTFYLETFGCQMNVHDSEKVVGTLLSQGYRQVESVEQAGLVLYNTCSIRDKAEQKVFHRLADFRQLATQGKTFGILGCVAQQEGERIFERAPHVSLIAGSASYRHLPQMLVQLEAGNRRVTGLDDRQTSETFETEFTARSNPYRGYITIIEGCDKFCAFCVVPYTRGKERSRTSESVLAEARRMADARYTEVQLLGQNVNSYRDPSGRMSFAELLRAVGNIPGIRRVRFTTSHPRDFTRDIVDAIDSVPALCDHVHLPVQSGSTRLLRAMLREYTREDYLERIAWMRAARRPISITTDVIVGFPGESGEDFEETLTLLDQVGFDGVFSFKYSPRPNTPALSMPNSIPEPEKAGRLAVLQERQKDIQIRNYKRHIGEIMEVMVEGHNASRGQIVGRSSQNKTVNFTTTAPIRPAPGAYVKARVTQSFPNSLAGEMVG, from the coding sequence ATGGCCGCGCACGGCGAAAAAACGTTCTACCTTGAAACCTTCGGGTGCCAGATGAACGTGCACGACTCCGAGAAAGTCGTGGGCACGCTCCTCTCGCAGGGATACCGGCAGGTGGAAAGCGTGGAGCAGGCGGGCCTGGTGCTTTACAACACCTGCTCGATTCGCGACAAGGCTGAGCAGAAAGTCTTCCACCGCCTAGCGGATTTCCGCCAGCTCGCAACGCAGGGCAAGACGTTCGGGATTCTGGGCTGTGTGGCACAACAGGAAGGGGAACGGATCTTCGAGCGTGCCCCTCACGTATCGCTCATCGCCGGGTCGGCTTCCTATCGCCATCTGCCGCAGATGCTGGTGCAACTGGAGGCAGGGAACCGCCGGGTCACCGGGCTCGACGACCGCCAGACCAGCGAAACCTTCGAGACCGAGTTCACGGCGCGCTCCAACCCGTATCGCGGCTATATCACCATCATCGAAGGCTGCGACAAATTCTGCGCCTTCTGCGTCGTCCCCTATACCCGTGGCAAGGAGCGCAGCCGGACGTCAGAATCCGTGCTGGCCGAAGCGCGCCGCATGGCGGACGCGAGATACACCGAGGTCCAGTTGCTGGGGCAGAACGTCAATTCCTACCGCGATCCTTCCGGACGCATGAGCTTCGCGGAACTGCTGAGGGCGGTGGGTAATATCCCCGGCATCCGGCGCGTGCGCTTCACCACCTCACACCCGCGTGACTTTACGCGCGACATCGTGGACGCGATCGATTCCGTTCCCGCGCTTTGCGATCACGTGCACCTGCCGGTACAGAGCGGCTCGACGCGCCTCCTGCGTGCCATGCTGCGCGAGTACACTCGCGAAGACTATCTGGAGCGCATCGCATGGATGCGCGCGGCCCGGCGTCCCATCAGCATCACCACCGACGTGATCGTGGGTTTCCCCGGGGAGAGCGGGGAGGACTTCGAGGAGACGCTTACGCTGCTCGACCAGGTAGGCTTCGACGGCGTTTTTTCCTTCAAGTACTCACCTCGTCCCAACACGCCCGCGCTCTCCATGCCCAACTCGATTCCTGAGCCGGAAAAAGCGGGCCGGCTGGCGGTGCTGCAGGAGCGCCAGAAGGACATCCAGATCCGCAACTACAAAAGGCACATCGGCGAAATCATGGAAGTGATGGTTGAAGGTCACAATGCGAGCCGGGGGCAGATCGTCGGCCGCAGTTCGCAGAACAAGACCGTCAACTTCACCACCACCGCGCCCATCCGTCCTGCCCCAGGCGCATACGTCAAGGCACGGGTAACGCAGAGTTTTCCTAACAGCCTGGCGGGAGAAATGGTAGGCTAG
- a CDS encoding HAD family hydrolase: MTKTRPSSPTGRKRRARRPKENLKQTSGNGRRSRPLIQVVIFDLDDTLYDCFGQRVRAAHYQAARAMARAGVPGTARAIHRVRMRAFERDPRLEPIDREVCRHFGVPFRARLHQAARRAFFQTPVGRLHLFPGVRAMLRTLQRRGVRIFIASYGHPATQHAKVSSLGLDHEPAVERIFFADTNKVVTKEQLFDRLVRTVDTNPRRFLVVGDRPSSEIRAGNRHGMHTVRVRHGEFKRLNPESREETADFEIRRVTEILKLPFRFGA; the protein is encoded by the coding sequence ATGACGAAGACGCGGCCGTCCAGTCCTACCGGTAGGAAACGCCGGGCGCGGCGCCCCAAAGAAAACCTTAAGCAGACGTCCGGAAACGGCCGCCGGAGCCGGCCGCTCATCCAGGTCGTCATCTTCGACCTGGACGACACTCTTTATGACTGTTTCGGGCAGCGCGTGCGGGCCGCCCATTACCAAGCAGCCCGCGCCATGGCCCGGGCCGGCGTTCCAGGCACGGCGCGTGCCATCCACCGCGTACGCATGCGCGCCTTCGAGCGCGACCCGCGCCTGGAGCCCATCGACCGGGAAGTGTGCCGGCATTTCGGTGTCCCTTTCCGTGCCAGGCTCCACCAGGCCGCCCGCCGGGCTTTTTTTCAGACGCCGGTGGGGCGTCTGCATTTGTTTCCTGGGGTGCGCGCCATGCTGCGCACTCTCCAACGGCGCGGCGTGCGCATCTTCATTGCCAGCTATGGTCATCCTGCCACGCAGCATGCCAAGGTGAGTTCTTTGGGCCTCGATCACGAACCGGCAGTCGAACGCATCTTCTTCGCTGATACCAACAAGGTCGTCACCAAGGAGCAGTTGTTTGATCGGCTGGTGCGGACCGTGGACACTAACCCCAGGCGATTTCTCGTGGTGGGAGACCGGCCGTCGAGCGAAATCCGGGCAGGGAACCGCCATGGAATGCACACCGTTCGCGTGCGTCACGGCGAGTTCAAGCGACTGAATCCCGAGAGCAGGGAAGAGACCGCCGACTTCGAGATCCGCCGAGTCACCGAAATTCTGAAACTGCCCTTTCGTTTCGGTGCCTGA
- a CDS encoding STAS domain-containing protein, with amino-acid sequence MDINVRKFTDVFVVQLRGDLKIGDAVDGFRQTLEDLLNGGDTRIVVNIAQVPMIDSSGIGVLVRTLTSAKQRGGSLKLVSPSKLAMQTLKIVGLLNLFEIFDDEDAAVQSYR; translated from the coding sequence TTGGACATTAACGTTCGCAAGTTCACCGATGTGTTCGTAGTCCAGCTCCGCGGCGACCTGAAGATCGGTGACGCCGTGGACGGCTTCCGACAGACGCTGGAGGACCTGCTGAATGGCGGCGACACCCGCATCGTGGTGAACATTGCCCAGGTTCCCATGATCGACTCCAGCGGCATCGGCGTACTGGTGCGGACGCTCACTTCGGCCAAACAGCGCGGCGGTTCGTTGAAGCTCGTCAGCCCCTCCAAGCTCGCCATGCAGACCTTGAAGATCGTCGGCTTGCTCAATCTGTTCGAGATCTTCGATGACGAAGACGCGGCCGTCCAGTCCTACCGGTAG
- a CDS encoding efflux RND transporter periplasmic adaptor subunit, which yields MATQRPGYAIPYADLATALLATSEVAPRARLLAEQVSNLVPGGAVVIYILDENGAWAPKATAGEVAYEESAIEFGTGTLGAMAERNQSVLFTGSALTRESYSHLNVRRTVVSLASIPLLVDERLVGAIEVLTFDEPITEVGVAALTELAQFAALGLAAGVAYENERNTQLQSITRITQMYDLEKVFNATLEMDQLLPVIASKFQEVMNVQAVNLWLVEDEALVLMSRAGDDAAYELEARQATGEGIVADVADSGEGVCISSADDERLRKRNAQVEEGEGAFSVVAAPIIHQDSVVGVAEAINKNDGSPFDEDDLFLLTTICETAANALHNAELLQTERKVEILELLVQVSQEITSTLNLDRVLQTIVNGTQAVIPFERAALALEERGKLRLRAVSGMQEESVDLSNPDLAALNDLLLWASTSLEEIHVRQHGDEIDDPREETRAKFTRYFEQTGLRGFYAVPLSDDTGRVGVLSFESRDPDFLSTAHLEIIRVLAGQATVALRNAQMYKEVPFIGILEPILQKKRKFFAMEKRSRQTSLMLAGAVLAFLAVVPLPMRVDGDATVAPTSRARIQPEVEGVVRKVYVREGDAVTRGTILADLEDWDYRSALAGAEAKFNTAVAEMNRALASNDGTEAGIQRVQADYWASEVKRARERLERTRLRAPIDGVVATPHVENFVGRHLEAGDDFAELVDSSRAVVDVRVPEKDVALLEAGHTASVKLLSFPTRTFRGRVVVVSPKGEPAEDERFFYARVALPNADGAIRAGMQGRSKVWVGWRPAGYVMFRGSAMWIWSKLWSWFGW from the coding sequence ATGGCAACGCAACGCCCCGGTTACGCCATCCCCTACGCCGATCTGGCCACCGCCCTGCTCGCTACCAGCGAAGTGGCTCCCCGGGCGCGCCTGCTAGCCGAGCAGGTGTCGAATCTCGTGCCGGGCGGGGCGGTAGTGATCTACATACTGGATGAGAACGGGGCTTGGGCTCCCAAAGCTACTGCCGGGGAGGTGGCCTACGAGGAGTCCGCCATCGAGTTCGGCACGGGTACGCTCGGCGCGATGGCGGAGCGGAACCAATCGGTACTGTTTACGGGCTCTGCGCTGACACGCGAATCGTACTCGCACCTCAACGTGCGCCGTACGGTGGTGTCCTTGGCTTCGATCCCTCTGCTGGTTGATGAGCGACTGGTAGGCGCCATCGAAGTCCTCACCTTCGATGAACCTATTACCGAGGTTGGCGTCGCCGCCTTGACCGAACTGGCGCAGTTTGCGGCCCTGGGGCTGGCCGCTGGGGTGGCGTACGAGAACGAGCGCAACACCCAGTTGCAGTCCATCACCCGCATCACCCAGATGTACGACCTCGAGAAGGTCTTCAACGCCACACTCGAGATGGACCAACTGCTCCCTGTCATCGCCTCCAAATTCCAGGAAGTGATGAACGTTCAGGCGGTGAACCTGTGGCTGGTCGAGGACGAAGCTCTGGTCCTGATGAGCCGCGCCGGTGACGATGCCGCTTACGAACTGGAGGCGCGGCAGGCGACGGGCGAAGGGATTGTGGCTGACGTGGCGGATTCCGGCGAAGGGGTGTGCATCAGCTCCGCCGACGACGAGCGACTGCGGAAGCGCAATGCCCAGGTGGAAGAAGGAGAGGGTGCGTTTTCTGTTGTGGCGGCACCCATCATTCACCAGGACTCCGTGGTGGGAGTGGCGGAAGCCATCAACAAGAACGACGGGTCACCTTTCGATGAGGATGACCTGTTCCTGCTCACCACCATATGTGAGACCGCGGCGAACGCCCTGCACAACGCCGAACTGTTGCAAACGGAACGCAAGGTCGAGATTCTGGAACTGCTGGTGCAGGTGAGCCAGGAGATCACGTCCACGCTGAACCTGGACCGCGTGCTGCAGACCATCGTCAACGGCACGCAAGCCGTGATTCCCTTCGAGCGCGCCGCGCTGGCCCTGGAGGAGCGTGGGAAGCTCCGTCTACGCGCAGTCTCCGGCATGCAGGAGGAGTCGGTCGACCTCTCCAACCCTGACCTCGCGGCTCTCAACGACCTGCTGCTCTGGGCGTCCACCTCCCTGGAGGAGATTCATGTCCGTCAGCACGGCGACGAGATCGACGACCCGCGCGAAGAGACCCGAGCCAAGTTCACCCGCTATTTCGAACAGACCGGATTGCGCGGGTTTTACGCTGTGCCCCTTTCGGACGATACCGGTCGTGTCGGCGTACTTTCATTCGAAAGCCGCGACCCCGATTTCCTTTCGACTGCGCACCTGGAGATCATCCGGGTGCTTGCCGGCCAGGCGACGGTCGCCCTGCGCAACGCTCAGATGTACAAGGAAGTCCCCTTCATCGGCATCCTTGAACCGATTCTACAGAAGAAGCGGAAATTCTTCGCCATGGAGAAGCGGAGCCGGCAGACGTCCCTCATGCTGGCAGGCGCTGTACTCGCCTTCCTGGCGGTTGTGCCTCTGCCGATGCGGGTGGATGGCGACGCCACCGTCGCGCCGACATCGCGGGCGCGCATACAGCCGGAGGTCGAGGGCGTGGTGCGCAAGGTGTACGTGCGTGAGGGCGACGCGGTGACGCGGGGCACAATCCTGGCAGACCTGGAGGACTGGGACTATCGTTCCGCGCTGGCAGGTGCTGAGGCCAAATTCAACACGGCGGTTGCGGAGATGAATCGTGCCCTGGCTTCGAATGACGGCACCGAGGCCGGCATCCAGCGGGTTCAAGCTGATTACTGGGCGTCCGAGGTGAAGCGAGCGCGCGAACGTCTGGAGCGGACGCGCTTGCGCGCTCCAATCGACGGAGTCGTGGCAACGCCCCACGTGGAGAACTTCGTTGGCCGGCACCTCGAGGCCGGGGACGACTTCGCCGAGTTGGTGGATTCCTCGCGGGCCGTCGTGGATGTAAGAGTCCCCGAGAAAGACGTGGCATTGTTGGAAGCCGGCCACACCGCATCGGTGAAATTGCTCAGCTTTCCCACCCGAACCTTCCGGGGCCGCGTGGTGGTGGTGAGCCCCAAGGGGGAGCCGGCCGAAGACGAGCGCTTCTTCTACGCGCGGGTGGCTCTGCCCAACGCGGATGGCGCAATCCGGGCGGGGATGCAGGGCAGGAGCAAAGTTTGGGTGGGCTGGCGCCCGGCCGGATACGTCATGTTCCGGGGCTCGGCTATGTGGATCTGGTCGAAGCTATGGTCGTGGTTCGGGTGGTGA
- a CDS encoding efflux RND transporter periplasmic adaptor subunit: MAQRVTQGALLATVLILAGCSGSQPNPAQPAAPSAAPAPIATTTAPAATTRFIASGPLVVENQVDVAAQREGVVAQILIDVGTPVRTGQVLARLDDKQLLADREAAEARVRSIEADLKNWESFAKVYEADLQRAEEMWKNDLLTKQDLEHARYKSIGSKYEVERERHNLENARATLRSLELELAKTRIAAPFDGVVARRYVRAGQKVALGDRLFWVTAVAPLRVKFNLPERFLRQVKINQELAVTSPDVPAEQYGARVIQMSPVVDPSSGTIEVLAQLNGPAGELRPGMMVNIHVTEAP, encoded by the coding sequence TTGGCCCAGCGAGTAACCCAAGGTGCGCTGCTGGCGACGGTGCTGATCCTGGCTGGATGTTCGGGCTCGCAGCCGAACCCAGCGCAGCCAGCTGCACCCTCGGCGGCACCAGCGCCCATCGCCACCACCACAGCCCCGGCAGCCACGACGAGATTCATCGCGTCGGGGCCTTTGGTCGTAGAAAACCAGGTGGACGTGGCGGCCCAGCGGGAAGGCGTGGTCGCACAGATCCTGATTGACGTTGGAACGCCGGTTCGCACCGGCCAGGTCCTGGCCCGGCTGGATGACAAGCAGTTGCTGGCGGACCGCGAGGCCGCAGAAGCCAGGGTGCGCAGCATCGAGGCCGATCTGAAGAACTGGGAATCGTTCGCCAAGGTGTACGAAGCGGACCTGCAGCGCGCCGAGGAGATGTGGAAGAACGATCTGCTGACCAAGCAGGATTTGGAGCACGCGCGCTACAAGTCCATAGGCTCCAAATACGAAGTGGAGCGGGAGCGGCATAACCTGGAGAACGCCAGGGCGACCCTTCGGTCGCTGGAGTTGGAGCTGGCAAAGACGCGCATTGCGGCGCCATTCGATGGAGTGGTAGCGCGACGCTACGTGCGCGCCGGACAGAAGGTCGCTCTCGGCGACCGCCTCTTCTGGGTAACTGCCGTGGCTCCTTTGCGGGTGAAGTTTAATCTTCCGGAGCGCTTCCTCCGGCAGGTGAAGATCAACCAGGAATTGGCAGTAACCTCTCCCGACGTCCCAGCAGAGCAGTACGGGGCGCGCGTCATCCAGATGAGCCCGGTGGTCGACCCTTCCAGCGGAACCATCGAAGTATTGGCGCAGCTCAACGGCCCTGCGGGCGAACTCCGGCCCGGTATGATGGTCAACATCCACGTCACCGAGGCGCCGTGA